In one Bombyx mori chromosome 22, ASM3026992v2 genomic region, the following are encoded:
- the LOC105841419 gene encoding craniofacial development protein 2, with product MESVTTRVNLLGNPTNHRRHPVSGLDGVKLATEASPEVNRQASEGGDTTVGTAASKSEKTSIRSSHRIGAWNVRGLLEAGKLTIVEKEMESHDISILGISETHMRGNGHFTTATGNTMYFSGCEDSSLSGVGIILPPHLNKYVLGYNPVSDRILTMKLNTNPCVLNVIQIYAPTAQAQDELIVDFYGKLEEILNSIPSREIKIILGDWNAKVGSTLDDNHIRSTVGKFGLGIRNERGEKLIEFCIERNLSIMNTYFQHHPRRLYTWRSPGDRYRNQIDYIILDGRWRSSVSNVKTFPGAECGSDHNLLVANFSLRLKAPRRQPPKPNSLDPSEQPIFREALEAILKDSPTHIHANADTQWKHLKGHINDALDQIAKKKKPEPKKKCWISDHSWELIQRRKDLKTSGLQNGAKVKYSELSRAIRVSCRLDKNHFVEKNRACEGDTKGWARPSAMRNTTQGGG from the exons ATGGAATCAGTAACAACGAGAGTGAATTTGTTGGGCAACCCGACTAACCATCGGCGCCACCCAGTATCCGGGCTGGATGGTGTGAAATTGGCAACCGAAGCTTCCCCTGAGGTAAATCGACAGGCCTCAGAAGGAGGAGATACTACTGTCGGTACTGCAGCTTCTAAAAGCGAGAAGACCTCTATACGATCGAGTCATCGTATTGGCGCTTGGAACGTCCGAGGTCTGCTGGAGGCGGGTAAGCTGACAATCGTGGAAAAGGAAATGGAATCTCATGACATCTCCATACTAGGCATCAGTGAAACTCACATGCGTGGTAATGGCCACTTCACCACTGCGACAGGGAACACCATGTACTTCTCAGGCTGTGAAGATTCAAGTTTGAGTGGAGTCGGAATCATATTGCCGCCACACTTAAACAAATATGTCCTCGGTTATAATCCGGTGTCTGATAGAATCCTGACAATGAAACTGAATACCAATCCATGTGTGCTGAATGTTATACAGATATACGCACCGACGGCACAAGCTCAGGATGAGTTAATTGTGGACTTCTATGGAAAACTGGAGGAAATACTGAATTCTATACCTAGTCGGGAAATTAAGATAATTCTTGGTGATTGGAATGCCAAAGTTGGCAGTACACTGGATGATAATCATATCAGGAGCACAGTTGGAAAATTTGGACTTGGCATTAGGAATGAACGGGGTGAAAAACTGATCGAGTTCTGCATTGAAAGAAATCTCAGTATTATGAACACTTACTTCCAACATCATCCAAGACGCTTATACACGTGGAGATCTCCAGGTGACAGGTACAGAAATCAAATCGACTACATCATTCTAGATGGCCGCTGGAGATCCTCAGTATCTAACGTGAAGACCTTTCCCGGCGCAGAGTGCGGCTCCGACCATAACCTGCTCGTAGCTAACTTCTCGCTGCGTTTAAAGGCGCCCAGACGTCAACCACCAAAACCCAATAGTTTGGATCCTTCCGAACAACCGATCTTCCGAGAGGCATTAGAGGCGATCTTGAAGGATTCTCCAACGCACATTCACGCTAACGCTGATACACAGTGGAAACACTTGAAAGGTCACATCAACGATGCGCTGGACCAGATCGCTAAAAAGAAAAAGCCAGAACCGAAGAAAAAATGCTGGATCTCCGATCATTCGTGGGAGCTTATTCAACGCAGGAAAGACTTAAAAACTAGCGGTTTGCAAAATGGTGCAAAGGTTAAATACTCCGAACTTAGCAGAGCTATTCGGGTCAGTTGTCGCCTTGACAAGAACCACTTTGTTGAGAaaaatcgtgcgtgcgaaggtgatacaaaagggtgggcacgaccctcagcaatgaggaatacgacgcaaggtgGAG GCTGA